A single genomic interval of Pangasianodon hypophthalmus isolate fPanHyp1 chromosome 8, fPanHyp1.pri, whole genome shotgun sequence harbors:
- the si:dkey-8e10.3 gene encoding serine/threonine-protein kinase SBK1 isoform X1 yields the protein MKGKISSTRNNQRQRTVQGRAMIELGPVEDGRSPIEELMELTAQSLSRLEIKEHFNVIKEIGRGKYGHVLLVTHRCRGTPMALKVLPKASTQLKGFLREYCTSLRLSCHPCIVGLFGIAFQSKEHYGFAQELVAGRDLFAIIKPRVGISERAVKRCAVQIASALEFIHRLGLVHRDIKPENVLLLDTQCRHVKLADFGLTQKRGTLIRFISSTLPYMAPELCAMVAEDGQETPKAPPLSIQPSLDTWAFGVLLFCILTGFFPWEHCMCTDSFYEEFAEWRQDTETAELPTQWKRFTPACMEMFAKLLALEPNDRSTADVVKGYVGKDWVRPKCPNGLVGENGEVSTMATLNSPCRSSPVLQ from the exons atgaaaGGGAAGATCTCCAGCACTCGTAACAATCAGAGACAGAGAACTGTGCAAG GCAGAGCGATGATTGAGCTGGGCCCTGTGGAAGACGGCCGCAGCCCCATAGAGGAGCTGATGGAGCTGACAGCACAGAGTCTGAGTCGCCTTGAGATTAAAGAGCACTTCAACGTCATCAAGGAGATCGGCCGCGGCAAATACGGACACGTGCTGCTGGTTACTCACCGCTgcaggg GGACGCCCATGGCACTGAAGGTCCTGCCCAAAGCGTCGACCCAGCTGAAGGGATTTCTGCGTGAGTACTGTACCTCGCTCCGTCTGTCCTGCCACCCGTGCATTGTGGGTCTGTTCGGAATCGCCTTCCAATCTAAAGAACACTATGGATTTGCTCAGGAGCTGGTGGCGGGACGCGACCTGTTCGCTATCATCAAACCACGG GTCGGGATCTCGGAGCGTGCAGTAAAACGCTGTGCTGTGCAGATCGCCAGTGCCTTGGAGTTCATCCACCGCCTGGGCCTGGTGCACCGTGACATCAAGCCCGAGAACGTGCTTCTGCTAGACACCCAGTGCCGCCATGTGAAGCTGGCCGACTTTGGCTTGACACAGAAGCGTGGCACTCTCATCCGCTTCATCTCAAGCACGCTGCCCTACATGGCTCCAGAGCTGTGCGCCATGGTGGCAGAGGATGGCCAGGAAACTCCTAAAGCTCCACCACTCAGCATACAGCCCAGCCTAGACACCTGGGCCTTTGGCGTGCTGCTTTTCTGCATCCTTACAGGTTTCTTTCCCTGGGAACACTGCATGTGCACTGACAGCTTCTATGAGGAGTTTGCTGAGTGGCGGCAGGACACAGAGACAGCAGAACTCCCGACACAGTGGAAGAGATTCACACCGGCGTGTATGGAAATGTTCGCCAAGCTGCTGGCACTGGAGCCTAACGACAGATCCACAGCCGACGTGGTGAAAGGGTATGTTGGGAAGGACTGGGTGAGGCCAAAGTGCCCAAATGGACTGGTGGGTGAAAATGGAGAAGTAAGCACCATGGCAACATTGAACAGCCCTTGCCGTAGTAGCCCAGTGCTGCAGTAA
- the si:dkey-8e10.3 gene encoding serine/threonine-protein kinase SBK1 isoform X2, with the protein MCSCVLLAGRAMIELGPVEDGRSPIEELMELTAQSLSRLEIKEHFNVIKEIGRGKYGHVLLVTHRCRGTPMALKVLPKASTQLKGFLREYCTSLRLSCHPCIVGLFGIAFQSKEHYGFAQELVAGRDLFAIIKPRVGISERAVKRCAVQIASALEFIHRLGLVHRDIKPENVLLLDTQCRHVKLADFGLTQKRGTLIRFISSTLPYMAPELCAMVAEDGQETPKAPPLSIQPSLDTWAFGVLLFCILTGFFPWEHCMCTDSFYEEFAEWRQDTETAELPTQWKRFTPACMEMFAKLLALEPNDRSTADVVKGYVGKDWVRPKCPNGLVGENGEVSTMATLNSPCRSSPVLQ; encoded by the exons ATGTGTTCTTGTGTACTGCTGGCAGGCAGAGCGATGATTGAGCTGGGCCCTGTGGAAGACGGCCGCAGCCCCATAGAGGAGCTGATGGAGCTGACAGCACAGAGTCTGAGTCGCCTTGAGATTAAAGAGCACTTCAACGTCATCAAGGAGATCGGCCGCGGCAAATACGGACACGTGCTGCTGGTTACTCACCGCTgcaggg GGACGCCCATGGCACTGAAGGTCCTGCCCAAAGCGTCGACCCAGCTGAAGGGATTTCTGCGTGAGTACTGTACCTCGCTCCGTCTGTCCTGCCACCCGTGCATTGTGGGTCTGTTCGGAATCGCCTTCCAATCTAAAGAACACTATGGATTTGCTCAGGAGCTGGTGGCGGGACGCGACCTGTTCGCTATCATCAAACCACGG GTCGGGATCTCGGAGCGTGCAGTAAAACGCTGTGCTGTGCAGATCGCCAGTGCCTTGGAGTTCATCCACCGCCTGGGCCTGGTGCACCGTGACATCAAGCCCGAGAACGTGCTTCTGCTAGACACCCAGTGCCGCCATGTGAAGCTGGCCGACTTTGGCTTGACACAGAAGCGTGGCACTCTCATCCGCTTCATCTCAAGCACGCTGCCCTACATGGCTCCAGAGCTGTGCGCCATGGTGGCAGAGGATGGCCAGGAAACTCCTAAAGCTCCACCACTCAGCATACAGCCCAGCCTAGACACCTGGGCCTTTGGCGTGCTGCTTTTCTGCATCCTTACAGGTTTCTTTCCCTGGGAACACTGCATGTGCACTGACAGCTTCTATGAGGAGTTTGCTGAGTGGCGGCAGGACACAGAGACAGCAGAACTCCCGACACAGTGGAAGAGATTCACACCGGCGTGTATGGAAATGTTCGCCAAGCTGCTGGCACTGGAGCCTAACGACAGATCCACAGCCGACGTGGTGAAAGGGTATGTTGGGAAGGACTGGGTGAGGCCAAAGTGCCCAAATGGACTGGTGGGTGAAAATGGAGAAGTAAGCACCATGGCAACATTGAACAGCCCTTGCCGTAGTAGCCCAGTGCTGCAGTAA